In one window of Syngnathus scovelli strain Florida chromosome 20, RoL_Ssco_1.2, whole genome shotgun sequence DNA:
- the tram2 gene encoding translocating chain-associated membrane protein 2, with protein sequence MAFRRRNKSYPFFSQEFLIQNHADIVFSLVIFILIGLMFEATAKTAILFIQPQYNVTTLTPDGEVTLYHYGWKDCATILFYFFITIILHAVVQEYLLDKINRRLHLSKSKNTKFNESGQLCVFHLVSSVWSFYILITEGYLLHPSRLWENYPHAHLRFQVKFFYLTQLAYWLHALPELYFQKVRKEEISRQLQYIGLYLVHISAAYLLNLNRVGLVLLFLQYVSELGFHIARLFYFTDENHQKMFDMWAASFVITRMATLTLMFLVVGFGLARCENQVLDLETGNFNTVLIRMTVLLLVCLTQSWLLWKFIRFQLRRWREFRHEQAVRKKAATKQALRPMKRDSLGHYENGVVKAENGTSPRLKKLKSP encoded by the exons ATGGCGTTTCGCCGAAGAAACAAAAGTTATCCTTTCTTCAGCCAGGAATTTCTCATCCAGAACCACGCCGACATAGTCTTCAGTTTGGTGATCTTTATTTTGATTGGTTTGATGTTTGAG GCAACAGCCAAGACAGCCATATTATTTATCCAGCCCCAGTACAACGTCACCACGTTGACACCAG ATGGAGAAGTGACATTGTATCATTATGGATGGAAGGACTGTGCCACCATCCTCTTCTACTTTTTTATAACCATCATCCTTCATGCAGTGGTGCAGGAGTATCTTCTAGAT AAAATCAACAGGCGTCTCCATCTTTCCAAGAGTAAGAACACCAAGTTTAATGAGTCAGGTCAACTGTGTGTGTTTCATTTGGTGTCCAGTGTGTGGAGCTTCTACATCCTCATTACT GAAGGATATCTTTTGCATCCGAGCAGACTTTGGGAAAACTATCCACACGCACATCTCAG GTTCCAGGTAAAGTTTTTCTACCTCACTCAGCTGGCTTACTGGCTCCATGCTTTACCGGAACTTTACTTCCAAAAAGTGCGCAAG GAGGAGATCTCTCGTCAGCTGCAGTACATCGGCTTGTATCTGGTGCACATCTCGGCGGCGTATCTGCTCAA TTTGAACCGCGTGGGTCTGGTGCTGCTCTTCCTTCAGTATGTGTCCGAGCTGGGCTTCCACATCGCCAGGCTCTTCTACTTCACAGACGAGAACCACCAGAAAAT GTTTGACATGTGGGCGGCCAGCTTTGTGATTACTCGCATGGCGACGCTGACTCTCATGTTTCTCGTCGTCGGGTTCGGTTTGGCCCGCTGCGAGAACCAGGTGCTGGACTTGGAGACCGGCAACTTCAACACTGTTCTCATACG GATGACTGTTCTTCTGCTAGTCTGTCTGACCCAATCTTGGCTCCTCTGGAAGTTTATCCGTTTCCAGCTGAGGCGCTGGAGGGAATTCCGACATGAGCAAGCCGTCCGCAAGAAGGCCGCCACCAAACAAGCCCTTCGGCCAATGAAACGAGACTCTC TTGGGCATTATGAAAACGGAGTGGTTAAAGCCGAGAACGGAACCTCTCCTCGCCTCAAAAAACTCAAATCTCCCTAG